Below is a window of Fibrobacterota bacterium DNA.
GGTGCCCGCCACTTTCGTGCGACGGGCCGATGTCGACCGGCCCGATTTCTGGAGATTGTTAATGGATCGACGCGGCGCCGGGCGCCGGCTCCTCGCCGCGCGCCGGCGCGAGCTCGACGAACAGCAGCTGCGCGCCGACGCGCACGAATTCCACCACCTCGGCGAACGCGACCTCGTTCTCTTCGTTGTCGTCGCCCGCGTCGACGCCGACCTGGGTGATCTCGGTGAAGTCGCGGATG
It encodes the following:
- a CDS encoding UPF0149 family protein codes for the protein IRDFTEITQVGVDAGDDNEENEVAFAEVVEFVRVGAQLLFVELAPARGEEPAPGAASIH